From Orenia marismortui DSM 5156, one genomic window encodes:
- a CDS encoding RHS repeat-associated core domain-containing protein — MNKNSTELSSYAYDPFGRRTSVTENGQSTNYLWDGNSLLATYVSGSMENLYAVGSGIDEVLGVYGEQSQYLHSNHLGSITGITGTDGSVLGMRSYTPYGMMRNTTGSFNSNLGFIGREHDDTGLTYIRARYYDASVGRFTRVDPIRDGLNWYGYCGGNPVNYIDFTGLNIAIVVNPEGAGGNGHTSLYFQDSSGNWYKYDQGATKIPFLGNIGFISGSNADAGVSITPVSEPPKCAEQIETTSNQDSLITKSAKASQKRHNSGEAKYNIYTNNCTDAVVDVINNSGAGIEIPNPPLPVKPNSWNDIYQDWLFKNIK, encoded by the coding sequence GTGAATAAAAATAGTACTGAGCTTTCTAGTTACGCTTATGACCCATTTGGAAGAAGAACTAGTGTTACTGAAAATGGGCAGTCAACAAATTATCTCTGGGATGGAAATAGCTTACTTGCTACTTATGTGAGTGGTTCAATGGAGAATCTATATGCAGTAGGTTCAGGAATAGATGAAGTCTTAGGAGTCTATGGTGAGCAGAGTCAATATTTGCATAGTAATCACCTAGGTTCAATCACAGGAATAACAGGAACAGATGGAAGTGTGCTGGGTATGAGAAGTTACACTCCTTATGGAATGATGAGAAATACTACAGGAAGCTTTAATAGTAACTTAGGCTTTATAGGTCGTGAGCATGATGACACAGGGCTGACTTATATCAGAGCTAGATATTATGATGCTAGTGTGGGGAGATTTACTAGAGTTGACCCGATTAGAGATGGATTGAATTGGTATGGGTATTGTGGTGGGAATCCGGTTAATTACATTGATTTTACTGGTTTAAATATAGCTATTGTAGTCAATCCAGAAGGAGCAGGAGGTAATGGACACACATCTTTATATTTTCAAGATAGTAGTGGCAACTGGTATAAATATGATCAAGGAGCTACTAAAATACCGTTTTTAGGGAATATAGGTTTTATATCAGGTAGCAATGCCGATGCTGGAGTGAGTATTACCCCTGTTTCAGAGCCGCCAAAATGTGCTGAACAAATTGAAACAACCTCAAATCAAGATAGTCTTATTACTAAAAGTGCTAAAGCAAGTCAAAAAAGACATAATTCTGGGGAAGCTAAGTATAATATTTATACAAATAATTGTACTGATGCAGTAGTTGATGTGATCAATAATTCTGGGGCGGGAATTGAAATTCCTAATCCACCATTACCAGTTAAACCAAATAGTTGGAATGATATTTATCAAGACTGGCTTTTTAAAAATATAAAATAA